The following proteins are encoded in a genomic region of Phragmites australis chromosome 9, lpPhrAust1.1, whole genome shotgun sequence:
- the LOC133929722 gene encoding putative protein phosphatase 2C 46, whose translation MGNRVARLATPCFAAGDEARGHHGDGSAADVYTTAAADDGSSIGHILSFDGREGPAFAGAIHGVLLPSNQSTVGSSGGSILYDQMSFSGSSSFDSSNSFSFRTLQPREYSGPLEYSTSPSTSATTSGVSISRQPLRTDEQILADLYATRHRRQCQASKSPLLGGLRKAIASVLRAGPCVSPQTQRKQDREPVVAVGNGGNIGAIKSNGETDEGAARVQWARGKAGEDRVHVVVSEEHGWIFVGIYDGFNGPDATDYLLANLYAAVCRELDGMLAEDELNRPDGQPPRCNGAGTGLSAAQHHQVLDALAHALRSTEAGYFAEAEARASENPELAMMGSCVLVVLTKGPDVYVMNVGDSRAVLARQAEPDLSHVVMPRQDGGDLSGVKEEIKRQLDACDMGELAALQLTMDHSTNVYKETRRIRSEHQDDPACIANGRVKGSLKVTRAFGAGYLKEPRWNKALLEVFRVDYIGTSPYITCRPCLRHHRLSSRDKFLILSSDGLYDYFTNEEVVVQVEAFTTKYPDEDPAKYLSHEILLRAANQAGMGFHELLEVQQGDRRRYHDDVSIIIISLEGKIWRS comes from the exons ATGGGTAATCGCGTGGCGAGACTGGCGACGCCGTGCTTCGCAGCAGGCGACGAGGCGCGCGGTCACCACGGTGACGGCTCGGCGGCGGACGTGTACACCACCGCGGCTGCCGATGATGGCAGCAGCATCGGCCATATTCTGAGCTTCGACGGCCGCGAGGGCCCGGCCTTTGCCGGTGCCATCCACGGCGTCTTGCTGCCGTCGAACCAGTCCACGGTGGGCTCCTCCGGCGGCTCCATTCTGTACGATCAGATGTCGTTCTCCGGCTCGTCGTCGTTCGACAGCTCCAACTCGTTCTCCTTCCGGACGCTCCAGCCGCGGGAGTACTCGGGTCCGCTGGAGTACAGCACGTCGCCATCGACGTCGGCGACAACCTCCGGCGTGTCGATATCGCGTCAGCCCCTGCGCACCGACGAGCAAATCCTCGCGGACCTCTACGCGACGCGGCACCGGCGCCAGTGCCAGGCGTCCAAGAGCCCACTTCTCGGCGGCCTCCGCAAGGCCATCGCGTCGGTGCTGCGTGCCGGCCCGTGCGTATCCCCACAGACACAGAGGAAGCAAGACCGCGAGCCTGTCGTTGCGGTCGGCAACGGCGGCAACATCGGCGCGATCAAGAGCAACGGGGAGACGGACGAAGGCGCGGCGAGGGTGCAGTGGGCGCGTGGGAAGGCCGGGGAGGATAGGGTGCACGTCGTTGTGTCGGAGGAGCACGGCTGGATATTCGTCGGCATCTACGATGGATTCAACGGGCCCGACGCCACTGACTACCTCCTCGCCAACCTGTACGCGGCCGTGTGCCGCGAGCTCGACGGCATGCTCGCGGAGGACGAGCTCAATAGGCCCGACGGGCAGCCACCGCGGTGCAACGGCGCCGGGACCGGCCTCAGCGCCGCACAGCACCACCAGGTGCTCGACGCGCTGGCGCACGCGCTGAGGAGCACGGAAGCGGGGTACttcgcggaggcggaggcgcgcGCCTCGGAGAACCCGGAGCTGGCGATGATGGGGTCGTGCGTGCTGGTGGTGCTGACGAAGGGCCCCGACGTGTACGTGATGAACGTCGGGGACAGCCGCGCCGTGCTGGCGCGACAGGCCGAGCCCGACCTGTCTCATGTAGTCATGCCGCGGCAGGACGGGGGCGACCTCTCCGGCGTCAAGGAGGAGATCAAGCGGCAGTTGGACGCGTGCGACATGGGGGAGCTCGCTGCGCTGCAGCTCACCATGGACCACAGCACCAACGTCTACAAG GAGACAAGAAGGATAAGGAGTGAGCATCAAGATGATCCAGCCTGCATTGCGAATGGCAGGGTGAAGGGTTCTTTGAAGGTGACAAGAGCATTTGGAGCCGGCTACCTAAAGGAG CCCAGGTGGAACAAAGCTCTCCTGGAAGTTTTCCGGGTGGACTACATTGGGACATCGCCCTATATCACCTGCCGGCCCTGCCTTCGGCACCATCGCCTTTCCTCACGAGACAAGTTCCTGATCCTCTCTTCCGATGGCCTCTACGATTACTTCACCaacgaggaggtggtggtgcagGTGGAGGCGTTCACCACCAAGTACCCCGATGAAGACCCTGCCAAGTACCTCAGTCATGAGATCCTCCTCCGTGCCGCGAACCAAGCCG GAATGGGGTTCCATGAGTTGCTTGAGGTACAACAAGGGGACCGGAGGCGATACCACGATGAtgtctccatcatcatcatctcatTGGAAGGGAAGATATGGAGGTCCTAG